The DNA window TAAATTGTGGGTAACCATGTCTCTCTAGCCTGGGCAAATATGTGGTCAGACTCCTTTCTCTGGGGTTTAGAGATGTGGAAAACAATTCCTTTCCTTCACTTTCTGTAGGACTATGTCTATAAATCCACTCAACCTGTACTCACGTAAGTAGTAGAGTTGCTGAATATTGAGCAAAATGTATTGTACATTTTCCACTCTCTCCTCAGAAACTAGCCAGACTTATGACAAATGTACatgctctcttcttcctggccCTACAGAAGAGACTGTCTTGTGAGCTTCATCTGGATCTTTTACCACATAGGATAGGGGAGGCTTCCAGGAAGTGACTCAGTCTGGCCTGCCTCTACCATAGCTAGAGGAGTGTCATTTCTTCAAGCATCCAGGTTCCAGGCTGAGACACAAAAGGCTGATGCTCTTAGTAAAGGCTCTAGGCCTCAAGGCGGTCAAGAACTGATTAGGGACAACTGCACGCGTGGGATCAGGTTGAGATGCTCAGGAGGTGAATAGCATCTTTTGTGAGGTCAGGTTGAGACGCTCAGTAGGTGAATCGCATCTTTTGTGAATAGCACAGCTTGTCCAAGTTAGGATGGCAGGCCAGCTGTACCATAGGCGGCGGCCCACAGAGCAGCACCAGCACATCGTCTGCTGGGGGGGGCAGGTGCTGCTGGATCATGTCAGCAGTCACGAAGCCCCGGCTGTAGGTCCAACCTGTAAGATAGGGAGAGGAGGACACATGCTTCAGAGCCACATCAGCAACAAAATGCACATCATTGGCAAGACCCTGAAGGAATCCTGAGAAGGTCTCAGATGACAGGAGCAACTATAAGCCACATCCCTGCCACCCACCTGAAAGACAGGAGCCGGAAGGAAAGGGATCAAGACATCATTTGGTCTGTGCACACAGATTTAGGATTCTGGCAGTGTCGGGAGGGTCTGTTTTACTGGAACCAGAACTCAAAGAGGGGCAAGGTCTTGATTTAGATAATAAGGAACTATCCAGATGTTCAGAAATGACAAGATACCTTCTGGAGGATGGTCCAGAGTGAACCAGAGCTTAAAGCGGTTGGGATACTGGGCCTGTAGTTCCTCTAGGTCCTCCCGTAGGATTATGTCCTTTTCAGTCTGAAATGCAAATGGGGAAGCCGAGTCTTAGAAACCATGGGCCCTGGGCCCACATCAGAAGAGTGTTTTGCTCTGATAACCTCCCaaccaggaaggaaaggggatgCTAAAGGCATGCTCAAATTCCAGGAAGAGTCTAGACTTGGCAGTACTTTTAGGCACTAAGGATCAGGAAGTGGCCTCATTTACCCATTACAAAGGGGTATTTGACCAAGAAGGCCCAAGTCCCTCTCCTCAGCATAAGACATCTCCATCTTCTCTTATTTCCCTGGGGCCAGGGGAAAATTTTGGTTTAGTACCAGgccccctttccttcttttctttccttttccagtatttatttttattttatgagtgtttttcctgcatggaTGTAAGTGCATTGCATGGGTGCCCATTGCCCCTGGGTCccagatgccctagaactggcCATAGAGAAGGTTGTAAGATGCCATGTGGGGATGGGAAACCAAATCTACACCCTCTTCTTGCTGGTCCCCATCTTTCCTTCTTATTGTGATGGAGGACCCTGCGTTCACATAGGGGTTTCTGGACCGAGACTAGAACAAGGACTGAGCCAGTCCTCTGTCTCAGCCCTATCTATCCACACAGCCAACTTTAAAATCCTGGGACTGAGAAAAGCAAACGAACCTGGTTGGCAAAAAGTAGAAAGCACTGGGTTGGATCTTCAGGGACTTTCAAGATGGCCCGGATCAGCTGCAGCATTGGGGTGATTCCTGCAGGAGGATCCGCCATAGTGAGATGTGTCAGCTAGAGAGATGTGTTCTCTCTGGTCTGTCCCAGCTCCTGTGCTGACTAACTCTGTCATCTCAGAGCTTATCATCCACATGCCATGTGTTTTCTTGTTGTATTTTCACCAGTACCTACAATTCTGGAGCTTACTATTCACATAAGAACACAGTGTAGAAACCCTTCTAAGGAGCCAATCTGAGACACTTGCTCTGAAAGTTCTTTGGAGGCAGGAACACAAGCATTATCAATTAGGCCAGATCTGGCAGCACGTGGCCTTAATTCCCAGAGCTCTGTTATATCTCTGTGAGGACACAGTGGGGTTCTGGGCCAACCAAAGCTATATAACAAGATCttgccttggggctggagagatggttcagaggttaagagcactgactgctcttccagaggtcctgagttcaattcccagcaaccacatggtggctcacaaccatctgttatgagatctggtgccctcttctggtgtgcagatatacatgggaggagaatgttgtatacataataaaaaaataaaatcttaaaaaaaaaaaaagatcttgccTCAGTGATAAGGGTTCTGGAACACTGCTTATAGAACATGTTCTTTGGAATTAGGCAGAGTCAGATTCAAATCCTGGCTTGGCCATTACTAACTAAATAACCCTGTGGTAGGTAGCTGGACAGcagtggtgcacgtctttaatcccagcacttgaggcagaggccagcctggtctacagaatgagttccaggacagccagggctacatagtgaaatcctgtctctaaaaaccaagaaaccaaaaccaacaaaagaaaccTGTGGAAACCTAAGCTCTAGGActctccatttcctcatttgcAGACGAGAAAAGCACAGTTAAGTACTTACAGAGTAGTAGGTGTCTAAGAGTGGTACTATAGTactctttttccccccttttgtgACAGAGGATTGAATCTAGGACATCaaacatgctaggtaagtgctcttcTAACCCTGTGTTCACTAAATTGTTCAGGCGTGGCTAGAACTCTGTATCTATGTATGCAGCCTAACCTGGCTCTAAACTCTGTGAACCTCTTGATTCAAACTAACTGGACTACAGGCCTGAACCACCAGGCCAGGCTTTTTCCTCCTCAACTATTCATACTTACTGTTTCTCTTAGTCATTAAATCCACTCAGTTTGTGGAGAACTCTCCTGATTTATTGCTCTCgttctgtgaattttttttgtttctagttGCTTATGACTTTAGCTACTGGGAAAGTCTAGGCAGTGATGGGGGTCCTTTGATGAATGGCTTGTCCTCTATTATAAAACCTGAGATCATATAGAAATCTGCATAGCAAAACCCAACAATGCTAAGCAAAAATGTCCCTCAAGTAATACAGACCTGTCCCACCAGCAATCATTCCCAATTTCTTTGCCACTCGCAGTTCAGATGGAGAATTTTTGTTGGTCTGAATGTAAAAATTCCCTGAGAAGTCAAGCAAAGAGTTAGAGTCAGCTCAAAACAGCAACTAAGTAAACAAATGCAGAACTGAAAACATGCCCTAGGCTGTTTTAGCAGCTGCTATGAAATCTGATCCTGGGACTTGGACAGAGGTTTGAGTTAAACTGGCCCTGACAATTACACAGGAAGGACAATGAGGCTGGGCTGTCATCTCTGCCTACCAGTCAGTTCACATTGTGGGGGCACAGAAGCCACACCCCCAAAGAAACCTAGTGGTCCCACACAACCTGGATGATTCAACGACAAGTGAGGGGCAAGGGAAGGTGTGTGGAGCAAAGATCCTCTGGCAGAGAATTGCTTCCTGGTGAAGGTGTTAGGCACAGGGTCAGGGTGAATTTAGTTTCCCTAGTGGTCCAAGTGTCAGTAGGGGTATGGTACAGCAGCCAACTGTTCCCTTGGGAAGGGCTTTCTCTTTTGGTTCTTAGGCAGAGGGAAGAATCttcaagggagggaaggagaggaacagGTTTACTTTGGTAATCTCCACAGCTGTCTGTAGCATAGGTGCTTTAGGAGACCTTACACAgttacaaacatgcacacattcagAGTGCGTGGGGGCACTGTAGGGACAGAGGTGAGACAgtaggaaggaaaagacaaataatCACCTTTTCCAGCATAATTGAGCAACCCACTTGGCCCCCGAAACTCCACCACATCCCCAATTTTCAGGCTATCCAGGTACTGAGACATCTTCCCTCCTTCAGGAAATTTGGGGTGCACACCTTTTAGATAAACCTGAtaaggcagagaggaagaaaatacgtgtgtgtatgtatacacgtttgtagtgtgtgtgtgtgtgtgtgtgtgtgtgtgtaggcgtgtgtgtgtaggtgagcatgtgtgcatgcctacCATGGCAAGTGTGGGAAGGTCAGAGAACCTCAGATATTAGTCTATGTCTCTTTCATCTTGTTTGCGACAGaatctttcttgtttttgaaagGTTAGCTGGCCCCTAAACTCTGAGTTTTTGGTAATTCTCAGGTATCCATCTCCCAGTAGGGgcatgctgggatttcagatgcCTGGGCTACTGTGTCCAgcttttgcatgggtgctggggaatacAAACTCAGGCTTGTATGGCAAGAGCTTTACCCAGAGACCaggacatctctccagtcccaagatcTCCTTTCTCTACTCTTACCTTGATGACAAGATCCACATAGCCTCGGTCTTCATCACTGGTGACAGGAGTGTAAGGCCTGATGACCAGATTGCCATCAATTCGGGCAGAGAGGTAGACATGCTTGCCTGGGAACCATGAGAAGAGTTACACAAGCTGCTGTGGATGTGCTATGGCCCTGTTACCTTTCAAAAAGACTCAGATTTGAGAGAAAAGGATACTTTGCTTCTTGGTGCAGGTCCAAGGAACTGTCCCCCAGGGAGGAACTGTCCCCTCAGGCAGGATCACTGGGCAGTCGTTCTTGCCTCCTCCCACCTGAGAAACGTCCTCAGCTACTGCTAGGACCTTAGCAGCAGCAGGTGAGCAGAGGGTTTGCACAATGGAAAGAAATTAGTGTTTGctagggtgggagggagggatatGATAAGTCCTACAGGAAATAGGAAGGACTACTGGAGGTTAGAGATGTCTAGGGGCacagaagccacaccctaagggaGTTATCCTTCACAGGCTGAACGATTCGAAGTCAAGTGAGGAAAGAGGAATGGTGTGTACAAGGGAAATAGCTAAGCAGTGACTCGTTCTCGTGGGATGCCAACGAGAGAAGCCCACTCCCTTTTCCTTACCCACAGGCAGTCCCAGAATGTGGTTGGCGGTGGGCAGGGCAAAGCGGAACCTCTTggtgttttggctcacagtctagAGGATGGATGACAAGATGTTTCATCAAGCAGGTCTGGTCTGCCAAGTCCCCTCGAGTAATCCAACCACCGTGGATACTATCCCTCAAAACAGGAGAACTTCGGTCCCCTCTCTACCCTAGGCCCCTTCTTCACAACTTACCGTCTTGTCGAGCAATCGTAGCAGGTACTTCTCATCCGGGTCCCGGAGTGTGACCTGCGACCGGCGGGATCTTCGAACCAGATAGGTAGCCACAGCCAGTCCGAGCAGAGTAAgcagccccacccccagagaGGCTAGCAGGACCGGGCTCTATGGGTAGAGGAAGAACCGTGATCACCACGCTGAAGAAGAGCcaaggggtgggtggggggccAGGGGCGGCGATCCCGAGCTCCAGGGAGAAAGAATGCCAAAGCCGCAGGAGTGAGCGGAGCAGCGTCCCCAACCCGCAACTGATGTAGCGAGCGAGACCCTGGGCATCCAAAGCTGGCACAGCCCAGCCCCTCGGAGCCAACTGCCCAGAACCAGCTGGGTCGGGGACCCCGGACTCAGGGCGTCGAACGAGGGTCTTACCGGTTGAATCCCCATGACCTAGCGCGGCGTCAGGTCCAGTGGGGCTGACAGATCCCACAATGCGCCGCGGGGCGGGCCCGGGGGCGGAGCTCTCCGGGGCGTGGCCTATGGAGAAGCCTCCTCTTCCCTATGGATACGGTGATCCAAGTATGCGGGTAGCTAGGCAGTCCCAGCCCACTCCTTTCTAGCTTTCTGGATTCTACCACTTACATGTACTCCAAAGGGAAGGGATGACAGTTCTCTCTAACACGGAGCCAGGCTAATTCGCGTGATAAGAAATCTGCCAGCCGGTTTGAAAGCCTCATGGAAAGTGCAGTGTTGAGCCAGAGACAGGCTTAAAGTAGAACAAGAAGTCAGTCATCAGATGGTagttcttggtttgtttgtttgttttttttcccaacagGTTGCCTTGCCAGACAATTGTACTACCCGACTAATGTCTGTTTCAGGAAGAGTGCCAAGGCAacttcatttcctagtccttcaaacaaaacaactgaTTTTGCTCACAACGTCAATTCATCAGAATCAgtcaggaggggctggagagatggcttcgtAGTTAAGAGCTCACCACTCTTCTGGAAGGCCCtggctgggttcccagcacccacatactaGGCTTGAGTCTTTCAGTCTAATTCTAGAGGTTCTGGTGCTCTCTTGTGGCATCCTTAGGCACTACACAtacagtgtacatacatacatacatacatacatacatgcatacatacatgcatacatacgtacgtacatggaggcaaaacactcatacacaaaataaaaataaatatctttaaaaaaatcaagggtTTCCTTTTGGTTCAAGTCAAGCTTCCCATCAAGTATGGGTCCTTGTCAAGGCAGGTAATACTATGCAAGAGTAATGCCTTAGTGGCCCTGTGACCTTGGACAACTtactctgcctttcttcatcaATAGGTGAAAATACTTCATAATCTCCGCCTGTTTGGTTCATAGGGTTATTCTGAAGCTCAGTGAGATGTGCTCGTCTTTAGTGTAATGTCTGTCAGGGGGCAAAATGCTAATTGGATAGCAGCTACTACTATAACTCAGAAGACAGCCCCAAGGCTCCCTTAGGGGTTAGGACTCAGCTCTGCTGACAGCACAAGCATGGAACAGGAGTTAGAAATAGGTACCAGAAGCCCCTGGGGCTGCACATTTGCCAAGATGGCCATGCTTTTTCACACACATTCCCAAACGGAGTGACATTTGCTGTTAGAGATATAGCAATGGAAGAAAGAGCCGAGAAGGGTGCCATCGATGGACATCAGCAATGGATACCTTCAGGGCATCCGGGACAATGAAGCCTTGGTTTTCAGTCAACTCTGAAGACcaagaaaggttttgttttcttattctagGCTAGCTGAAAATGTCACTCGGACCTGGGTTCATGCCTGTCAGAATTTTCAGAGCAGCTAGAATGTCTGCTCTGAAACACTGTTTAAACGCAGTTCAGAAGCACTGCCTAAAGGGAAGTCAGAGCGTGGCAGGGCATGGTAAAGTGCCCACCAGTGTAGGGAAGGTTGAAACGGGGGAAGATGGATCCAtaccttctaatttttaaaatatttcctcgTTTTATCTTccgtgtatgaatattttgcctgtatgtatgtatgtatgtatgtacgtatgtgatgtatgtgtaccatgtgcatgcctggtgcccaaagaagtcagaaaaacTGGGGTTGCAGACGATTGTGAACCACCTGCCCtcgaattcatgatcctcctgcctctgtctctttagCATATCCTATTGGCTTGTGTCACCACATCCagcccttgcttttttttttttttttttttctttcagttctggGAGAACCATGGGATTATCTTGTAGAGCCTCTGACTTATGGATCACCACTGACCTTTTTACTGCCTGGATCTGTCTGTAGAGGTTCcaggtcctcctcctccttttcctgggTGGGATgtggcagggaagggagaggtgcAGAACAAGAGGAGAGCGTACTTACGTCAACGGGGCTCACAATTAAAGTGCATTTCTAGGTACCACTGGATCAGATGTATGAGATTGGCTTAAAGTCCTGGATGCTGTGTGCTGTCAACTGTCATGTCGCATGGGTAGGAAGACAGGCCTTTCTGGTAAGTAGGCCATGACCACAGAGGGCTGACAAGACCATGCTCAACCTCCATGCCTCTCAGGAGTAGCAGCCTGACCAATGTCACATATTAACAGCCCTGTGTATCCCGCAGGTCATTCCGTAGGTCACATATTAACCAGGCTCATTACTCTGATGGTGGGGGCACTACTCCCCTTCTCTACCTTCTCTACCTCCTCTGAAGGAGCCTTAAAAAAGAGACCTTGTTCTATGTGGAAGGGGGAACTGAAGCTTTACTTCAATACCACCCCCAATATCAGCCTATTGGCTTAAACAATGATTTGACTCATCACCTCAAGAACCCTTTCTCccccaaaaaactaaaaataaatagttgggtgccaggtggtggtggcacacacctttagtcccagtagtagggaggcagaggcagacatatctgtgtgagttcgagaccagactggtctacatagaggTCCATGtacctttgcttcctgagtgctgggactaaagtgtTCACCACTATACCCAACTTCTACCATATATTTTGAGATTCCATGGGCACTAGTGAAAACCACAAGTTCTCATGCCTGCATGGCAAGGACTTGACTCACTGAGCAATTCAGTTTGCTCATCCCTTCCAGTATTATTTTTAAGCGAACCccactgtagtttttttttttttcactctttgggggcccaccattcagctcccagataaatacacggagacttattctttttttttttcctgcagatttttttatttgaattagaaacaagattgttttacatgacaatcccagttccttctccctcccctcctcccctaccacccacccccaagtaaaaccctgcctgtcacatatcttttgagacttattcttacttatgaatgaatgcccagccttagcttagcttgtttctagccagcttttttgttttgttttgttttgtttttttgttttttttcgagacagggtttctctgtgtagctttggagcctatcttggcactcgctctggagaccaggctggatcacagagatccgcctgcctctgcctccgagtgctgggattaaagacgtgcaccactaatgcccggcttctacccagcttttctaatttaactaattatcctgtttctgtttaactatgttttgcctgggctttttacctttctttattctatatgtctttcttgccttcttactgtgttgctgggtggctggccactggcgtcctcttctccttttctggcTCCTAGCTCCtctcatttttattctctctgcctgccagccccacctatttctctttcttgccttgctattggccattcagttctttatgagaccaatcagatgttttagacaaagtaacacaacttcacagaggcaacataaaagaatacaacacatctttgcatgattaaacaaatattccacaacataaacaaatgtttgtttttgttttttgttttttgagacagggtttctctgtggctttggaggctgtcctggaactagttct is part of the Cricetulus griseus strain 17A/GY chromosome 5, alternate assembly CriGri-PICRH-1.0, whole genome shotgun sequence genome and encodes:
- the LOC100752211 gene encoding NADH-cytochrome b5 reductase 1; the encoded protein is MGIQPSPVLLASLGVGLLTLLGLAVATYLVRRSRRSQVTLRDPDEKYLLRLLDKTTVSQNTKRFRFALPTANHILGLPVGKHVYLSARIDGNLVIRPYTPVTSDEDRGYVDLVIKVYLKGVHPKFPEGGKMSQYLDSLKIGDVVEFRGPSGLLNYAGKGNFYIQTNKNSPSELRVAKKLGMIAGGTGITPMLQLIRAILKVPEDPTQCFLLFANQTEKDIILREDLEELQAQYPNRFKLWFTLDHPPEGWTYSRGFVTADMIQQHLPPPADDVLVLLCGPPPMVQLACHPNLDKLCYSQKMRFTY